A part of Methanohalobium evestigatum Z-7303 genomic DNA contains:
- the pstC gene encoding phosphate ABC transporter permease subunit PstC, which produces MDNRLKIKRSNPKVLKERAIKSALFSCAFVSLLVTILIIATLLGDAINFFTEVSIVEFLTGTNWSPSMKPYSFGVLPLVTGTLMITVISAAVAIPLGVATSVYLSEYADKKVRKVVKPVLEVLAGIPTVVYGFFALTFITPVLQTIFPEISLYNALSAGIVVGIMILPMISSLSEDAMSSVPDDLRDGGYALGASKFNVTTGIVVPASISGILSSFILGISRAIGETMAVTIAAGRLANMSLDPLKSIETMTAAMVEVAEGDIAAGTAAYDSLFAIGLLLFVITLAMNMVSQYLKSRYKEKY; this is translated from the coding sequence ATGGATAACAGGCTTAAAATTAAAAGAAGCAATCCTAAAGTTTTAAAAGAACGTGCGATTAAATCGGCATTGTTTTCCTGTGCTTTTGTATCTTTGCTGGTTACTATACTTATAATCGCTACTCTATTAGGGGATGCTATTAATTTTTTTACTGAAGTTTCGATTGTGGAATTTTTAACTGGTACAAACTGGTCTCCTTCTATGAAACCCTATAGTTTTGGTGTATTACCACTTGTTACAGGAACATTGATGATTACTGTAATATCAGCAGCAGTAGCGATACCTTTGGGAGTTGCTACTTCTGTTTATTTAAGTGAATATGCAGATAAGAAAGTAAGAAAAGTGGTAAAACCTGTTCTTGAAGTATTGGCAGGCATCCCTACAGTAGTTTATGGTTTTTTTGCATTGACTTTTATAACACCAGTGCTACAGACCATATTTCCTGAAATAAGTTTGTACAATGCGTTAAGTGCTGGAATAGTAGTTGGGATCATGATACTTCCTATGATATCCAGTCTTAGTGAAGATGCTATGAGTTCTGTACCAGATGATTTAAGGGATGGAGGATATGCGCTTGGGGCATCAAAATTTAATGTGACAACCGGCATTGTGGTACCCGCATCAATTTCTGGTATTCTTTCTTCGTTTATACTGGGCATATCAAGGGCTATAGGTGAAACAATGGCAGTAACTATTGCAGCAGGCAGACTTGCAAACATGTCACTTGACCCTCTAAAATCTATAGAGACAATGACCGCTGCAATGGTTGAAGTTGCTGAAGGGGACATAGCAGCTGGAACAGCTGCATATGATTCGCTTTTTGCGATAGGTCTCTTGTTGTTTGTAATTACACTTGCAATGAACATGGTAAGTCAGTATCTTAAATCAAGATACAAGGAGAAATACTGA
- the pstA gene encoding phosphate ABC transporter permease PstA: MDIKSNKGDLKGQTFLFLLVIATCVGVASLAILVYSVLEDSIGWFDLAFIFNSPSRFPEEAGIYPALIGSIYLMLLVAVFSFPLGVGTAIYLEEYAGQSRIKNIIELNISNLAAVPSIVYGLLGLALFVRALNMGRSLIAGALTLTLLILPIVIVSSQEAIKAVPDSLRDASYGIGATKWQTIRKIVIPEALPGIMTGTILSLSRAIGETAPLIMIGAATSMYSAPDGIFSLFSAMPLQIYAWVGQPQYAFQEGVASAGILLLLIVLLTMNSVAILIRNRFQR; encoded by the coding sequence ATGGATATTAAGTCAAATAAAGGGGACTTAAAAGGACAAACATTCCTGTTTTTACTTGTAATTGCAACGTGCGTTGGAGTGGCGTCCCTTGCAATATTGGTCTATAGCGTGTTGGAAGATTCAATAGGTTGGTTTGACCTTGCGTTTATATTCAATTCACCATCTAGATTTCCTGAAGAAGCGGGTATATATCCAGCACTTATAGGGTCTATTTATCTGATGTTGCTTGTAGCAGTTTTTTCATTTCCGCTTGGTGTAGGAACTGCAATTTATCTTGAGGAATATGCGGGGCAAAGTCGAATCAAAAATATAATTGAATTAAATATATCAAACTTAGCAGCTGTACCTTCTATAGTCTATGGTTTACTTGGGCTGGCTCTCTTTGTTAGAGCGTTAAATATGGGAAGAAGTCTTATTGCCGGTGCTTTAACACTTACGCTTTTAATTCTTCCTATTGTGATTGTATCGTCTCAGGAGGCTATAAAAGCAGTGCCTGATTCTCTCAGGGATGCTTCCTATGGTATAGGAGCTACCAAATGGCAGACAATTAGAAAAATAGTTATTCCTGAGGCTTTGCCCGGCATCATGACTGGGACAATATTGTCATTGTCCAGAGCAATAGGTGAAACAGCGCCCTTGATTATGATAGGGGCCGCTACTTCTATGTATTCAGCACCTGATGGTATATTCAGTCTTTTCAGTGCAATGCCTCTGCAAATCTATGCATGGGTTGGGCAACCTCAATATGCTTTCCAGGAAGGTGTTGCTTCTGCAGGTATATTATTGCTATTGATTGTACTTTTAACCATGAATTCAGTGGCTATACTAATCCGAAATAGATTCCAAAGGTGA
- the pstB gene encoding phosphate ABC transporter ATP-binding protein PstB has translation MPEINVEEALAGDSANVKSFNNSIIDVENLNLWYGESHALNEITLEIPEKQVTAIIGPSGCGKSTFLRTLNRMNDRIPNVRIEGSIVYDGINIYEGDIDVATLRKEVGMVFQKPNPFPKSIYENVAYGPRVHGVNDKTKLNEVVEESLKNAALWDEVKDRLDASAVDLSGGQQQRLCIARALAVEPKVLLMDEPASALDPVAMSKIEDLIYELKKNYTVVIVTHNMQEAARVSDYTAFFHLGELIEYSKTKKLFENPDKRMTEEYITGRFG, from the coding sequence ATGCCAGAAATAAATGTAGAGGAAGCATTAGCAGGAGATTCTGCAAATGTTAAATCTTTTAATAACTCCATTATTGATGTAGAAAATCTCAATTTATGGTATGGTGAATCTCATGCATTAAATGAGATAACTTTAGAAATACCTGAAAAACAGGTAACTGCTATTATTGGTCCAAGTGGGTGTGGTAAATCAACATTTCTGCGTACATTAAACAGGATGAATGATAGAATTCCAAATGTTAGAATTGAAGGAAGTATTGTATATGATGGGATAAATATCTATGAAGGAGATATTGATGTGGCAACATTAAGAAAAGAAGTAGGGATGGTATTTCAAAAGCCTAATCCATTCCCCAAATCTATCTATGAAAATGTTGCTTATGGCCCAAGGGTGCATGGTGTTAATGATAAGACCAAATTAAATGAAGTTGTAGAAGAAAGTTTGAAGAATGCGGCTCTTTGGGACGAGGTAAAGGACAGACTTGACGCTTCAGCTGTGGACCTTAGTGGTGGGCAGCAGCAGAGGTTGTGTATTGCCAGAGCTTTAGCTGTTGAACCTAAAGTTTTACTGATGGATGAACCGGCATCCGCTCTTGACCCTGTAGCAATGTCTAAGATTGAAGATTTAATTTATGAACTCAAAAAGAATTATACCGTAGTAATAGTAACTCATAATATGCAGGAGGCAGCAAGAGTTAGTGATTATACAGCCTTCTTCCATCTGGGAGAATTAATAGAATATTCCAAAACCAAGAAGCTTTTTGAAAATCCTGATAAAAGAATGACTGAAGAGTATATAACGGGAAGGTTTGGATGA
- a CDS encoding nascent polypeptide-associated complex protein: MFPGMGGRGMNPSKMKQMMKQMGISTEEINDVEQVIIRKSDKDIVFNDASVTVMTAQGVDTYQIVGTPEEVEREVEIPDDDVKMVAEQAGTSEDAAREALKNTKGDLAEAITKLSETSE; this comes from the coding sequence ATGTTTCCAGGTATGGGCGGTCGAGGGATGAATCCCTCCAAAATGAAACAGATGATGAAACAGATGGGTATAAGTACAGAAGAAATCAATGATGTTGAGCAGGTTATCATCAGGAAATCTGACAAAGATATTGTTTTCAACGATGCAAGCGTTACTGTAATGACAGCCCAAGGTGTAGATACCTACCAAATAGTTGGGACCCCCGAGGAAGTTGAAAGAGAAGTTGAAATACCTGATGATGATGTTAAAATGGTTGCCGAACAGGCAGGTACATCTGAAGATGCCGCCAGAGAAGCCCTGAAAAATACAAAAGGTGATCTTGCAGAGGCTATTACAAAACTGTCTGAAACTTCAGAATAA
- a CDS encoding HesB/IscA family protein — translation MVNITDEAASELKSLLESEEKEDHALRIFIAGMGCSGIQYGLALDNEIKEEDVTEESNGLKVVMSSDIEEGLSDATIDYVETEEGKGFVIDNPNPASCGSCSSCQ, via the coding sequence TTGGTAAATATAACTGATGAAGCCGCATCCGAATTAAAATCATTACTCGAATCAGAAGAAAAAGAAGACCATGCACTGCGAATATTTATCGCAGGAATGGGATGCAGCGGCATACAATACGGACTTGCTCTTGATAACGAAATAAAAGAAGAAGATGTTACAGAAGAGAGCAACGGTCTTAAAGTTGTTATGAGCTCAGACATTGAGGAAGGGCTTTCAGACGCAACTATAGATTATGTTGAAACCGAAGAAGGTAAAGGATTTGTTATAGATAATCCAAACCCTGCTTCATGTGGATCCTGCAGCAGTTGCCAGTAA
- a CDS encoding response regulator: MSNINILLVEDDRLNRELISDFLNPHGYNIINAEDGFEALEKLEDYYVDLILLDIQLPQMNGLEFIYKLKNNFLFTDIPVVALTAHAMLGDKKKFIDAGCDGYIPKPINVDVFESQVKQHLKNSEMVSVLQ, encoded by the coding sequence ATGTCAAATATAAACATACTTCTTGTTGAAGATGACCGCTTAAATAGGGAACTTATAAGTGATTTTTTAAATCCACATGGATACAATATTATAAATGCAGAAGATGGTTTTGAGGCACTTGAAAAGCTGGAAGACTACTATGTTGATCTTATACTTTTAGATATACAATTACCTCAAATGAACGGACTTGAATTTATTTACAAGTTGAAGAATAATTTTTTGTTTACAGATATCCCTGTAGTGGCTTTAACAGCACATGCTATGCTTGGTGATAAGAAAAAATTTATTGATGCTGGTTGTGATGGATATATTCCAAAACCGATAAATGTGGATGTTTTTGAATCACAGGTAAAGCAACACCTCAAAAACAGTGAAATGGTATCTGTTTTACAATAA
- the hisI gene encoding phosphoribosyl-AMP cyclohydrolase produces the protein MVDLDNLNYENGLVMAVAQDFETNEVLMCAYMDKTALEKTVETGYVHYWSRSRNKLWKKGESSGHLQLLHEMYVDCDMDAVLLKIKQMGASCHEGFYSCFYRTIEGNIVGKKVFEPEDVY, from the coding sequence ATGGTAGACTTGGATAATCTAAATTACGAAAATGGGCTGGTAATGGCGGTAGCACAAGATTTTGAAACCAACGAAGTTTTGATGTGCGCCTATATGGATAAAACAGCACTTGAAAAAACAGTCGAAACGGGATATGTACATTACTGGAGCCGAAGCCGTAACAAATTGTGGAAAAAAGGTGAAAGTTCAGGTCATCTACAGTTGCTCCATGAGATGTATGTTGACTGCGATATGGATGCAGTCTTGCTTAAAATAAAACAGATGGGGGCATCCTGTCATGAAGGCTTTTATTCCTGTTTTTATCGTACAATAGAAGGAAATATAGTAGGAAAAAAAGTTTTTGAGCCAGAGGATGTATATTAA
- a CDS encoding PINc/VapC family ATPase has protein sequence MKKKNDEEFRIVPDTSVIIDGRISEKVKSGKYKRSMIYIPEAVVSELEAQANRGLEVGYKGLEELRELRRLADSGEIDLKYTGTRPSLDQIKLVKGGEIDALIRSVAADMDAMFVTGDKVQSEVAIAKGLKVEQLFPQSFEFKPLLIESFFTEDTMSVHLKNKVPPMAKRGSIGDVKFVKIRDEPSTFKELKNISRELVERARSDPDSFTEMSANGAMVLQIRNMRIAISNPPFSDDIEITAVRPVAAVTLDEYRLSDQLKQRIVDQRGILIAGPPGAGKSTFAAGIAVYLKEKDFVVKTMESPRDLQVPKEITQYSPLDEDMANTADLLLLVRPDYTVYDEVRKTRDFQIFADMRFAGVGMVGVVHSYRAVDAIQRLIGRVELGVIPQIVDTVIFIDKGEVSKVQVLEFTVKVPYGMTEADLARPVITVSDFETGKTEFELYTYGEQVVVMPVGTESKKPALKLAEGGIHEVIEQYVSGAFEVEMVSDEKAIVRVMEYDIPKIIGKGGSMIAEIERQLGIHIDVQRIEEETPKRGEHTGKTFQPTVERTRKHVILTIPELSTEDVEVYAGGIYLFTATVSRSGDIKVRKDSTIADSIIDAVDEGEVITVKVI, from the coding sequence ATGAAGAAAAAAAATGATGAAGAATTTAGGATAGTGCCTGATACCAGTGTAATTATCGACGGGCGTATTTCTGAAAAAGTCAAATCCGGTAAATACAAGAGGTCGATGATATATATACCTGAGGCGGTAGTCTCTGAACTTGAGGCACAGGCGAACAGGGGTCTTGAAGTTGGTTATAAAGGACTTGAGGAATTACGTGAATTACGCAGACTTGCTGACAGCGGGGAAATTGACCTTAAATATACAGGAACACGTCCGAGTCTGGATCAAATAAAACTTGTCAAAGGTGGAGAAATCGATGCATTAATTCGTTCTGTAGCAGCTGATATGGATGCAATGTTTGTAACAGGGGATAAGGTTCAGTCAGAAGTAGCAATTGCAAAAGGTCTTAAGGTTGAACAGTTATTTCCTCAAAGTTTTGAATTCAAACCATTGCTAATAGAAAGTTTTTTTACAGAAGACACAATGTCTGTCCATCTTAAAAACAAAGTCCCTCCAATGGCTAAACGTGGGTCTATTGGTGATGTAAAGTTTGTTAAGATACGTGATGAACCATCAACTTTCAAAGAACTGAAGAATATTTCAAGAGAACTGGTGGAAAGAGCACGCTCAGATCCAGATTCCTTTACTGAAATGTCAGCAAATGGGGCAATGGTTTTACAAATCCGTAATATGCGTATTGCAATATCCAATCCACCATTTTCAGATGACATAGAAATCACAGCAGTACGACCTGTTGCTGCAGTAACACTGGATGAATACCGATTAAGCGACCAGTTAAAGCAGCGTATAGTTGACCAGAGGGGTATACTTATAGCAGGTCCTCCAGGAGCAGGTAAATCTACTTTTGCGGCAGGAATAGCTGTATATTTAAAAGAGAAGGATTTTGTTGTAAAAACTATGGAGTCTCCGCGAGACCTTCAGGTGCCAAAAGAAATCACCCAATATTCACCTCTCGATGAAGATATGGCAAACACGGCAGATTTGCTTCTACTGGTTCGTCCTGATTATACCGTTTATGATGAAGTACGGAAAACACGTGATTTCCAGATTTTTGCAGATATGCGATTTGCAGGAGTGGGAATGGTAGGTGTAGTGCATTCCTACCGTGCAGTAGATGCTATTCAGAGGCTTATTGGTAGAGTGGAACTTGGAGTAATACCACAGATTGTGGATACTGTGATTTTTATTGATAAAGGCGAAGTATCCAAAGTGCAGGTTCTTGAGTTTACTGTAAAAGTGCCGTATGGTATGACTGAAGCAGACCTTGCAAGACCGGTAATTACTGTTTCAGATTTTGAAACTGGTAAAACAGAGTTTGAATTATACACCTACGGAGAACAGGTTGTTGTAATGCCAGTTGGTACTGAAAGCAAAAAACCGGCACTGAAACTGGCAGAAGGCGGAATCCATGAGGTCATTGAACAGTATGTAAGCGGAGCTTTCGAAGTGGAAATGGTGTCAGATGAAAAGGCCATTGTTCGTGTTATGGAATATGACATTCCTAAAATAATAGGAAAAGGCGGGTCGATGATAGCTGAAATTGAAAGACAGCTTGGCATACACATCGATGTTCAGAGAATTGAAGAAGAAACACCAAAAAGAGGAGAACATACAGGAAAAACATTCCAGCCGACTGTTGAACGAACCAGAAAACATGTAATCCTTACAATACCTGAATTATCCACTGAAGATGTAGAAGTCTATGCAGGAGGTATATATCTTTTCACTGCAACTGTTAGCCGCAGTGGTGATATCAAAGTTCGAAAAGATTCAACTATTGCAGACAGTATCATCGATGCAGTGGATGAAGGTGAAGTTATTACTGTCAAAGTAATTTGA
- a CDS encoding UDP-glucose dehydrogenase family protein — MKVSVVGSGYVGTVTAACLAELGHQVICIDIDEERVNKINSGVSPIWEQGLDELIQNHAGGNLKATSDYESAVNDSDISFICVGTPSDDYGNIDLSIVKSASESLGYAIGSKDDYHVVVLKSTVVPETTENFVTPILEQASGKQAGKDFGVSMNPEFLREGKAVYDFMNPDRIVIGALDKHSGDVVSHLYDKVECLNEFIRTNPRTAEMIKYANNSFLATKISFSNEIGNICKKLDIDTYEVMKVVGMDFRISPYFLNSGAGFGGSCFPKDVRALTGKSKEIGYEPILLDSVIRVNENQPHRMIDLLEEKIGHLENKTITVLGLAFKNGTDDIRESRSVPVIADLLYNGAKIKAYDPQANGNMKKVFSSVNYCDSAEEALYNSEACLVMTDWNEFKNLDSEFGLMKNKVVVDGRRIIPFQNLEQEIDYVGICW, encoded by the coding sequence ATGAAAGTTTCAGTGGTAGGTTCTGGTTATGTAGGTACTGTAACTGCAGCGTGTCTGGCGGAGCTCGGTCATCAGGTCATTTGTATTGATATTGATGAGGAAAGAGTAAATAAAATAAACTCAGGCGTTTCTCCTATATGGGAACAAGGTCTTGATGAACTCATTCAAAACCATGCGGGAGGTAATCTGAAAGCTACTTCTGATTATGAATCAGCGGTTAATGATTCGGATATATCGTTTATATGTGTAGGGACACCTTCGGATGATTACGGTAATATTGATTTGTCTATCGTTAAATCTGCAAGTGAAAGTCTGGGGTACGCCATTGGCAGTAAAGATGACTACCATGTTGTTGTTTTAAAAAGTACAGTAGTACCAGAAACAACAGAAAATTTTGTAACTCCCATTCTTGAACAAGCTTCAGGGAAACAGGCAGGAAAAGATTTTGGTGTGTCCATGAATCCTGAATTTCTGCGCGAGGGTAAAGCAGTTTATGATTTTATGAATCCTGACAGGATAGTCATAGGAGCACTGGATAAACACTCAGGTGATGTTGTATCACATCTTTATGACAAGGTTGAATGTCTAAATGAGTTCATAAGAACCAATCCCCGAACTGCGGAGATGATAAAATATGCAAACAATTCGTTCCTTGCTACAAAAATTTCGTTTTCCAATGAAATAGGAAACATTTGTAAAAAACTTGATATCGATACCTATGAAGTTATGAAAGTAGTAGGGATGGATTTTAGAATCTCTCCGTATTTTTTGAATTCTGGAGCAGGTTTTGGCGGTTCATGTTTCCCGAAGGATGTCAGGGCATTGACAGGTAAATCAAAAGAAATTGGATATGAACCCATATTGCTCGATTCTGTTATTAGAGTGAATGAAAACCAGCCTCATAGAATGATAGATTTGCTCGAAGAAAAAATCGGTCATCTGGAAAATAAAACAATTACTGTACTCGGTCTTGCGTTTAAAAATGGGACAGATGACATCCGTGAATCCCGTTCTGTACCGGTAATAGCAGACCTATTATATAATGGGGCTAAAATTAAAGCCTATGACCCTCAAGCAAATGGTAATATGAAAAAGGTGTTTAGTAGTGTTAACTATTGTGATAGTGCAGAAGAGGCGCTTTATAACTCTGAAGCCTGTCTTGTGATGACAGATTGGAACGAGTTCAAAAATCTTGATTCAGAATTTGGGTTGATGAAAAATAAAGTCGTGGTTGATGGAAGGCGTATTATACCTTTCCAGAACCTTGAACAAGAGATAGATTATGTTGGTATTTGCTGGTGA
- the hisH gene encoding imidazole glycerol phosphate synthase subunit HisH: protein MKKITIIDYGLGNLRSIRKALEKVGAKPVISSNPEEILDADGVILPGVGAFIDAMKNLQPLTDVIYEYVDTGKPLLGICLGQQILMSKSDEGGLTEGIDLVPGHVRRIPSSELKVPHMGWNSITINKSHPLLKGISDGDYVYFVHSFYVDTDEFHTLSSCDYGLSFAAVVVNEKGNVVGTQFHPEKSGKTGLKIVENFVNMC, encoded by the coding sequence ATGAAAAAAATCACTATAATAGACTATGGACTTGGTAATCTTCGAAGCATCAGGAAAGCTTTGGAAAAAGTGGGAGCAAAGCCGGTTATATCAAGTAACCCTGAAGAAATTCTGGACGCAGACGGGGTGATATTACCTGGTGTTGGTGCGTTTATCGATGCCATGAAAAATCTTCAACCTCTTACTGATGTTATCTATGAATATGTGGATACCGGTAAACCGCTGCTTGGTATTTGTCTCGGTCAGCAGATACTCATGAGCAAATCTGATGAAGGGGGATTGACCGAAGGAATCGATTTGGTACCGGGACATGTTAGACGTATCCCATCCAGTGAATTAAAAGTTCCTCATATGGGATGGAACTCTATAACCATTAATAAATCACATCCTCTTCTTAAAGGAATATCAGATGGAGACTATGTATATTTTGTTCATTCTTTTTATGTGGATACCGATGAGTTTCATACACTTTCATCCTGTGATTATGGTTTAAGCTTTGCAGCAGTAGTTGTAAACGAAAAAGGTAATGTAGTAGGTACCCAATTCCATCCAGAAAAGAGCGGAAAAACAGGGCTTAAAATCGTTGAGAATTTTGTTAATATGTGCTGA
- a CDS encoding AIR synthase-related protein: MDIEGYAKRSLLNGVEESELEDRLTSRILEVKNTSKNYARQLSKAAIEEAKSTLNVTGDVLNPTISGITMGQFGVGSRGTGDFYTHEKIAEIIGNTGAFVDSSHLDDSGAVVTENGSKYVIVTVDGMHSRLSDFSYLAGFHVARAALRDIYVMGARPVALLSDIHVADDGDVAKIFDHIAGITTVSELIDVPLVTGSTLRIGGDMVIGDRMTGGVGAVGVESHLTSRVQAKAGDVILMTEGAGGGTVSTTALYHGMHEVVDETINIKFLEACEALIESGLTSDIHAMTDVTNGGVRGDAQEISRTAGLKLVFDESRMSKLVNSPVMEMLESLGIDYLGVSLDSLLIISPEEYAEDIINTVKSSGVDIDIVGNVEEGSGSELIIDGERRDFTPRFRESAYTPIKKMVGEDEPLDFENMKSAINKAADESLDKKKKIVDRIKKG, encoded by the coding sequence ATGGATATTGAAGGCTATGCAAAACGTTCATTGTTAAATGGTGTTGAAGAGTCGGAACTTGAAGACAGGCTGACCTCACGGATACTTGAGGTAAAAAACACAAGTAAAAATTATGCAAGACAACTTTCAAAAGCTGCTATTGAAGAAGCAAAATCTACACTGAATGTCACAGGTGATGTACTCAATCCGACTATATCTGGTATCACTATGGGACAATTTGGCGTTGGTTCCAGAGGCACTGGAGATTTTTATACTCATGAAAAAATAGCGGAGATAATCGGGAACACAGGTGCTTTTGTGGACTCTTCTCATTTGGACGACTCTGGTGCAGTAGTAACCGAGAACGGTTCCAAATATGTTATAGTAACAGTTGATGGGATGCATTCACGCCTTAGTGATTTTTCATATCTTGCAGGCTTCCATGTAGCACGTGCGGCTCTTCGCGATATCTATGTCATGGGTGCAAGACCGGTAGCGTTGCTTTCTGATATCCATGTGGCAGATGATGGGGACGTAGCAAAGATATTCGATCATATAGCAGGTATTACAACAGTATCAGAACTTATTGATGTTCCACTTGTCACAGGTAGTACTCTCCGCATAGGTGGAGATATGGTTATTGGAGACAGGATGACAGGCGGGGTTGGTGCAGTAGGTGTGGAATCTCACCTCACATCACGTGTTCAGGCAAAAGCGGGTGATGTAATACTCATGACTGAAGGAGCAGGGGGAGGCACAGTATCCACTACTGCACTTTATCATGGAATGCATGAGGTTGTTGATGAAACGATAAATATCAAATTCCTTGAGGCGTGTGAAGCTCTTATTGAATCGGGGCTTACATCTGATATCCATGCCATGACAGATGTGACTAATGGCGGAGTTCGTGGAGATGCACAGGAAATATCCAGAACTGCCGGTTTAAAACTGGTTTTTGATGAATCACGTATGAGTAAATTGGTAAATTCTCCTGTAATGGAAATGCTTGAATCTCTTGGGATTGATTATCTGGGTGTATCCCTGGATTCACTTCTTATCATATCACCGGAAGAATATGCCGAAGATATAATAAATACAGTAAAAAGTTCGGGTGTGGATATCGATATTGTAGGAAATGTGGAAGAAGGAAGTGGATCAGAGTTGATAATTGATGGAGAAAGGCGCGATTTTACACCTCGGTTCAGGGAATCAGCATATACACCAATCAAAAAAATGGTAGGAGAGGATGAACCACTGGATTTTGAAAATATGAAATCTGCAATCAATAAAGCTGCTGATGAATCATTGGATAAGAAGAAGAAGATAGTTGATAGAATTAAAAAAGGTTAA
- a CDS encoding NfeD family protein has translation MDIRPNTYFLIIISLFFFIVMMSPCAIAQEEKVLVVEISDSITSASDDLVTNAISVAEDENYDAIVLTLNTPGGKLSETFNIIESIESTNVPVIGYVYPEGTKAWSAGTIILISTDIAAMAPFSVIGSAQPVQLTGGGSQPINDSKTINAIVEYTREKARQNNRNVTAAEEFITKNLNINAETALEYNVIEYTSPSIGDLLSQVDGDVAKGKQLNVSGAQIDRYEPSINIAIMSIISDPLIASLLLIIGLYSIVIGLSNPGFGAEIFGTIAIALGLIGSGFDVNIAAIFLIIVGMGLIFLEIQSPGIGAFGIGGLICLIVGSIFIVPTDYPDFYTPAEIQQEIIIAIVTPSIIMGVFMLFIVYKIIEVRHRKPIIGEIVGNTAITNEKIKRGEEGYVKYKGEYWKAKSDEEIDKGVKVEIIDKEGPTLVVKRAE, from the coding sequence ATGGATATCAGACCCAATACATACTTTCTCATTATTATATCTCTTTTCTTTTTTATAGTAATGATGTCTCCCTGTGCCATTGCACAGGAAGAGAAAGTACTTGTAGTAGAAATCTCTGACTCTATCACATCTGCCAGTGATGATCTTGTAACCAATGCGATATCGGTGGCAGAGGATGAAAATTATGATGCTATTGTTCTCACATTAAATACACCCGGTGGGAAACTTAGTGAAACATTTAATATTATAGAATCTATCGAAAGTACTAATGTCCCTGTTATAGGTTATGTATATCCAGAAGGTACAAAAGCCTGGTCTGCGGGTACCATTATACTGATAAGCACAGATATCGCTGCAATGGCTCCTTTTTCAGTTATAGGATCAGCACAACCAGTTCAACTAACTGGAGGAGGAAGTCAGCCGATAAACGATTCAAAAACTATTAACGCCATTGTCGAATATACAAGAGAAAAGGCACGCCAGAATAACAGAAACGTTACTGCCGCTGAAGAATTTATTACAAAAAATCTGAATATTAATGCTGAAACTGCTTTAGAATACAATGTAATCGAATATACTTCTCCTTCAATAGGCGATTTACTCTCACAAGTTGATGGAGATGTCGCAAAGGGCAAACAGCTCAATGTTAGTGGTGCCCAGATTGACCGTTATGAGCCATCAATAAACATCGCCATTATGAGTATAATTTCAGACCCATTGATTGCATCCCTGTTGTTAATTATTGGATTATATTCGATTGTCATTGGTTTATCCAACCCCGGTTTTGGTGCAGAAATTTTTGGTACAATCGCAATTGCTCTTGGACTTATCGGTTCAGGATTTGATGTTAATATTGCTGCTATATTCCTTATTATTGTGGGTATGGGGCTGATATTCCTTGAAATTCAATCACCCGGTATTGGGGCGTTCGGTATCGGAGGATTAATTTGTCTTATAGTAGGAAGCATATTCATAGTACCCACCGACTATCCTGACTTTTATACCCCAGCAGAAATTCAGCAGGAGATAATAATTGCTATCGTAACCCCTTCAATAATTATGGGCGTGTTCATGCTGTTTATTGTCTACAAAATTATAGAAGTACGACACAGGAAACCTATTATCGGAGAGATTGTAGGCAACACTGCAATAACCAATGAAAAGATAAAACGTGGAGAAGAAGGATACGTTAAATATAAAGGAGAATACTGGAAAGCAAAATCCGATGAAGAAATTGATAAAGGTGTTAAAGTAGAAATTATAGATAAAGAGGGTCCAACCCTTGTCGTAAAGCGTGCAGAATAA